The Polyangiaceae bacterium genome includes a region encoding these proteins:
- a CDS encoding ABC transporter permease: protein MMLAAHLRVAASALSARAGRSLLTVSSITLGTLAIVLMTSLAGSGLETLMRGIEELGAARMLLLSPKTPERAEDRAAKPRPFTPEERDALVAGVPHLRSSSLWASVRGREAVSDGGKTVRTDLVAADPDFFEVMHMAVARGRALSAVDEAAAAPVCVVGPELAKKVWQDGAIGHRLALGTLRCRVVGELAKNSRFGTNFGFDWDDVVVVPFRLGREHDPEIAAGALITLETDAPESNDIVLRVVNARLAARRRGIDDFTFYDLSSVVTKFRTTFALMQALVGLVAGIALVIGGVGVMNMMLVSVSERVCEIGVRKALGASAQAIRTQFVVEAALLSTTGGTLGVVIGVLASLGAGVVLRHLLPTWVAVVSTGAALTAFSSAVVIGLVFGWLPARRAARLSPVEAMRR, encoded by the coding sequence CTGATGCTCGCGGCGCACTTGAGAGTCGCCGCATCGGCGCTTTCCGCTCGAGCCGGGCGTTCCCTGCTCACGGTTTCGAGCATCACCTTGGGCACCCTCGCGATCGTGTTGATGACCTCGCTGGCGGGGAGCGGCCTCGAGACGTTGATGCGCGGCATCGAAGAGCTCGGCGCTGCGCGCATGCTGTTGCTCTCGCCCAAGACGCCGGAGCGGGCGGAAGATCGCGCGGCGAAGCCTCGACCCTTCACGCCGGAAGAGCGTGACGCCCTGGTCGCGGGTGTGCCTCATCTCCGCAGCTCGTCCCTGTGGGCGTCGGTGCGAGGGCGCGAAGCCGTGAGCGATGGGGGCAAGACGGTACGTACGGACCTGGTGGCGGCGGATCCGGACTTCTTCGAGGTGATGCACATGGCGGTGGCGCGGGGTCGTGCGCTTTCGGCGGTGGACGAAGCCGCTGCGGCGCCGGTGTGCGTGGTTGGCCCCGAGCTCGCGAAGAAGGTCTGGCAGGACGGCGCGATCGGACATCGCCTTGCCCTGGGGACGCTCCGCTGCCGGGTGGTGGGGGAGCTCGCGAAGAACTCGCGATTCGGAACCAACTTCGGCTTCGACTGGGACGACGTGGTGGTGGTTCCGTTTCGCCTGGGCCGGGAGCACGACCCGGAGATTGCCGCGGGCGCATTGATCACGTTGGAGACGGACGCCCCGGAGTCCAACGACATCGTCTTGCGGGTGGTGAACGCGCGGCTCGCGGCTCGCCGCCGCGGCATCGACGACTTCACGTTCTACGACCTGTCGAGCGTGGTGACGAAGTTCCGCACGACCTTCGCTCTGATGCAGGCGCTCGTGGGTCTGGTGGCGGGCATCGCCCTCGTGATCGGTGGCGTGGGCGTGATGAACATGATGCTGGTGAGCGTGAGCGAGCGGGTTTGCGAGATCGGCGTGCGCAAGGCCTTGGGCGCCAGCGCACAGGCGATACGAACCCAGTTCGTCGTCGAGGCAGCCCTGTTGTCCACCACCGGCGGCACCCTGGGCGTCGTCATCGGCGTGCTCGCATCTTTGGGGGCAGGCGTCGTCCTGCGGCACCTGCTGCCGACCTGGGTTGCGGTGGTATCTACCGGTGCGGCCCTGACCGCGTTCTCGTCCGCCGTCGTCATCGGGCTGGTGTTCGGCTGGCTCCCCGCCCGCCGTGCGGCGCGACTGTCTCCCGTGGAGGCCATGCGGCGATGA
- a CDS encoding ABC transporter permease, translated as MSFIEITRTLRSLTQAPGRLFLTLLGIVIGSAAIVLVMSLLEGGKSALIRTNQGVTGADLVVVSGKRLPERARLLGRPELSRADGTALAKTRLLQDRSVHADASRDTRAYFRGKNKRVRVVSGNPRVAELYRVETAKGRFLVASDLVQRRRVCVVGDEIYEELLRRAPLDRELALSIDGTRWQIVGVLKKKPMIGSTTGTWVWGRKVVVPETSYDLRYAPEHGADRLIVRAGTRVRAVRSTIRALVSHLHAGAENFELDDPSGAKQEELILSVIGLLLLGTGVLALFVGGINVMNVMLVRVTERTREIGLRRALGATRGSILRLFLAESVLLSGVGGFLGVLLGSGLAALCALGLSQVFGSFPIQVSSLSLLLGAGLSLVTGVVFGVLPAWRAAKLDPVVALRVE; from the coding sequence ATGAGCTTCATCGAGATCACGCGGACGCTCCGCTCCCTGACTCAGGCGCCCGGGCGCCTGTTCTTGACACTGCTCGGCATCGTCATCGGCAGCGCGGCGATCGTGCTGGTGATGAGCTTGCTCGAGGGCGGTAAGAGCGCGTTGATTCGAACCAACCAAGGCGTGACGGGCGCGGACTTGGTCGTGGTTTCTGGCAAGCGCCTGCCGGAGCGGGCGCGCCTCTTGGGCCGTCCGGAGCTTTCCCGAGCGGACGGAACGGCGCTGGCGAAGACTCGGCTCTTGCAGGACCGCAGCGTCCATGCGGACGCCAGCCGGGACACCCGCGCGTACTTTCGCGGCAAGAACAAGCGCGTGCGGGTGGTGAGCGGCAACCCTCGCGTCGCGGAGCTGTATCGCGTCGAGACCGCGAAGGGGCGCTTCTTGGTGGCGTCGGATCTGGTTCAACGCCGCCGGGTGTGTGTGGTGGGCGACGAGATCTACGAAGAGCTGCTGCGCCGGGCGCCCCTCGATCGCGAGCTGGCGCTGTCGATCGACGGAACGCGCTGGCAGATCGTCGGCGTGCTGAAGAAGAAGCCGATGATCGGTTCCACCACGGGAACCTGGGTGTGGGGGCGCAAGGTCGTCGTGCCGGAAACGAGCTACGACCTCCGCTACGCCCCCGAGCACGGCGCGGACCGACTCATCGTGCGCGCCGGGACGCGCGTTCGAGCCGTGCGCAGCACGATTCGCGCGCTCGTCTCGCATCTGCACGCCGGCGCGGAGAACTTCGAGCTCGACGATCCCAGTGGCGCCAAGCAAGAGGAGCTGATCCTCTCCGTCATCGGGCTCCTGCTCCTGGGGACGGGCGTCTTGGCGCTGTTCGTGGGTGGCATCAACGTGATGAACGTGATGCTGGTGCGGGTGACGGAGCGGACCCGGGAGATCGGATTGCGCCGGGCTCTGGGCGCCACGCGGGGGAGCATCCTGAGGTTGTTCCTGGCCGAATCCGTGCTGCTGTCCGGGGTCGGCGGGTTCTTGGGCGTGCTCCTGGGCAGCGGTCTTGCGGCCCTTTGCGCCCTCGGCCTGTCACAGGTCTTTGGCAGCTTTCCGATCCAGGTGTCGAGCCTCTCGCTGCTGCTGGGAGCGGGGCTGTCCCTGGTGACGGGGGTGGTGTTCGGCGTATTGCCGGCGTGGCGTGCGGCGAAGTTGGATCCGGTGGTCGCCCTCAGGGTGGAGTGA
- a CDS encoding sulfatase-like hydrolase/transferase, with translation MTSSSSEKQSSDVEEKTRPTTSVRARRFFANVRGAIVFSLGLAAVDFVLRLGAVGYQNPRRWEAKEVGLYALGLLWSLFTWMLFSRLLLRLRGRPRLALGLRIATAFVAALLFSLSFAYLKNFDQSPSWQVLKFAVAEPKWLIRLGSWGLKARDLLAFAITAAAAFWLLAPAKSAILRRPRPILRWVRNLSYVALGVVVLGVPGFQSPLPVDTNAAAAVVQFAIAQSQSRRHLVAPVRPPIPKRDPNGRPNVLVFVHESLRADAVFPGLDYANTKLDPKKISPYQSSIPERQEEGFFFFPYARTNSTATESSVPSIVSGIDPGGPADAYGRAQSLWSVGKVFGARTFLFAAEAYSWSHFDEFFIDKNVDQVLTGTELSEAVPIGSTAADDGAVVDAAIGHLKSLAQTPGPFVGAIHFDATHLPGWAGPGTPPFTGAPGDPERYAMSIRYVDGLVERVMKALHETGLDRNTIVLATSDHGENIIPRRTPDRLGAYYEPTVRIPFWIRVPPELLKKHPAWQKELEAWHDKNVQNLDFLPTIRDFLSLGDEPELLPPHIPGQSLLRPPPVDNQIAGQSTCAIRAWALEGFYAVRGRTKVIVSNDRTTAQIYDLDADPFEKKNLWKDDAWRKRVMPWLEPLVRAGEGRSAVCRRLEQICPVSVTDR, from the coding sequence GTGACTTCAAGCTCGAGTGAGAAGCAATCCTCCGACGTCGAGGAGAAAACACGGCCCACCACGTCCGTGCGCGCCCGCCGCTTCTTCGCCAACGTGCGCGGTGCCATCGTGTTTTCGCTCGGCCTCGCCGCCGTGGACTTCGTGCTCCGCTTGGGCGCCGTCGGATATCAGAACCCTCGCCGCTGGGAGGCCAAGGAAGTCGGGCTCTATGCCCTCGGCTTGCTGTGGTCCTTGTTCACTTGGATGCTCTTCTCTCGGCTGCTTCTTCGGCTCCGAGGGCGTCCACGGTTGGCTCTGGGCCTGCGCATCGCGACGGCTTTCGTCGCCGCGCTCTTGTTCTCCCTGAGCTTCGCCTACCTGAAGAACTTCGATCAGTCTCCGAGCTGGCAGGTGTTGAAGTTCGCCGTAGCCGAACCGAAGTGGCTCATTCGTCTCGGCTCTTGGGGGCTCAAGGCGAGGGACCTGCTCGCCTTCGCGATCACCGCGGCGGCCGCGTTCTGGCTCTTGGCACCAGCGAAGAGCGCGATCCTCCGCCGTCCTCGTCCCATCCTGCGCTGGGTCCGGAACTTGTCCTACGTCGCCCTCGGTGTCGTCGTGCTCGGAGTTCCAGGGTTTCAGTCGCCGCTGCCGGTCGACACCAACGCCGCTGCCGCCGTGGTGCAGTTCGCCATTGCCCAGAGCCAGAGCCGGCGCCATCTCGTGGCTCCGGTGCGGCCCCCCATCCCCAAGCGAGACCCCAATGGGCGGCCCAACGTGCTGGTCTTCGTGCACGAGTCCCTGCGGGCGGATGCCGTCTTTCCGGGTCTCGACTACGCGAACACCAAGCTCGATCCCAAGAAGATCTCCCCCTATCAGTCGTCGATTCCGGAGCGGCAGGAGGAGGGCTTTTTCTTCTTTCCGTACGCCCGCACCAACTCCACCGCGACGGAGTCCAGCGTGCCCAGCATCGTGTCGGGCATCGATCCGGGCGGTCCGGCGGACGCCTACGGGCGTGCTCAGTCCCTGTGGTCCGTGGGCAAGGTGTTCGGTGCCCGGACGTTCCTGTTCGCTGCCGAGGCCTACTCCTGGTCGCATTTCGACGAGTTCTTCATCGACAAGAACGTCGACCAGGTGCTGACGGGCACGGAGCTCTCGGAAGCAGTGCCCATCGGAAGCACCGCTGCCGACGACGGCGCCGTGGTCGACGCCGCCATCGGTCACCTGAAGAGTCTCGCGCAGACGCCCGGACCCTTCGTGGGTGCGATTCACTTCGACGCTACCCACCTTCCGGGGTGGGCCGGGCCCGGCACACCACCTTTCACCGGTGCCCCCGGGGATCCCGAGCGCTACGCGATGTCCATTCGCTACGTGGATGGCCTCGTAGAGCGCGTGATGAAAGCGCTGCACGAGACCGGGCTCGACCGAAACACGATCGTGCTGGCCACGTCGGATCATGGCGAGAACATCATCCCTCGACGCACGCCGGATCGCTTGGGCGCCTACTACGAGCCCACCGTGCGTATCCCGTTCTGGATCCGCGTCCCCCCGGAGCTTCTGAAGAAGCACCCTGCTTGGCAGAAGGAGCTCGAGGCCTGGCACGACAAGAACGTGCAGAACCTCGACTTCTTGCCGACCATTCGTGACTTCTTGAGCTTGGGGGACGAGCCGGAGCTCTTGCCGCCCCACATTCCGGGCCAGAGCCTGCTCCGGCCTCCACCGGTCGACAACCAGATCGCCGGGCAGAGCACCTGCGCCATCCGAGCATGGGCACTGGAGGGCTTCTACGCGGTGCGGGGTCGCACCAAGGTGATCGTCTCCAACGATCGCACCACGGCACAGATCTACGATCTGGACGCGGATCCCTTCGAGAAGAAGAACCTGTGGAAGGACGACGCTTGGAGAAAGCGCGTGATGCCTTGGTTGGAGCCCCTGGTGAGGGCGGGCGAGGGCCGCAGCGCCGTGTGTCGCCGCCTGGAACAGATCTGCCCGGTCAGCGTCACTGACAGGTGA
- a CDS encoding AgmX/PglI C-terminal domain-containing protein: MRGGLALVSVTFVVGCSAGPPPAVAPTSPYAARHTMRTSPPVQSENDAVELARLHAGIEAALSPVAVDAPAPSPEELTPIPPLVREVPVSAWVAPDPNVRLPADAIRRVVRQAAGKFRGCALQRHPDAHGRVDVRFTIGPDGAVSVAREENVTLPDRALRRCILETFFELRFPVPPGQVIEVSYPLVFAEGERPVELREAARVAQKPPPGFEEAYRAGRPVPGLAPTRHESEQSPKPASSCPSGDPMCPEL; the protein is encoded by the coding sequence ATGAGAGGCGGCCTGGCGCTGGTGAGTGTGACGTTCGTGGTGGGTTGCTCCGCGGGCCCTCCGCCGGCGGTTGCGCCAACGTCACCCTACGCGGCCCGGCACACCATGCGCACGTCACCCCCGGTCCAATCGGAGAACGACGCCGTCGAGCTTGCCCGACTCCATGCCGGTATCGAGGCCGCCCTCTCCCCCGTGGCCGTCGATGCACCAGCTCCGAGTCCGGAAGAGCTGACGCCCATCCCGCCTCTCGTCCGTGAGGTGCCCGTGAGTGCGTGGGTCGCCCCCGACCCCAACGTGCGCTTGCCGGCGGACGCCATTCGTCGAGTGGTGCGCCAGGCTGCCGGCAAGTTCCGCGGCTGTGCCCTCCAGCGTCATCCGGACGCCCACGGTCGCGTCGACGTGCGTTTCACCATTGGTCCCGATGGCGCCGTGTCCGTCGCGCGAGAGGAGAACGTGACCTTGCCGGATCGCGCGCTCCGGCGCTGCATCCTCGAGACGTTCTTCGAGCTTCGTTTCCCGGTGCCGCCGGGCCAAGTGATCGAGGTCAGCTATCCGCTGGTGTTCGCCGAGGGAGAGCGACCCGTCGAGCTGCGCGAGGCGGCACGGGTCGCACAGAAGCCGCCGCCGGGGTTCGAAGAGGCGTATCGCGCGGGCCGGCCCGTGCCGGGGCTCGCGCCGACCCGACATGAAAGCGAACAAAGCCCGAAACCGGCGTCGAGTTGTCCGTCGGGAGATCCCATGTGCCCGGAGCTGTGA
- the hydA gene encoding dihydropyrimidinase: MSILIRNGRVVTAADDYFADVLVEGEQVTRIGKNLEATADEVIDAAGKLVIPGGIDPHTHLDMPAGNVTSADDFDTGTLAAAFGGTTTIIDFPTQTIGKSMLSALDEWHDKANGKAHIDYAFHMIVSDLPESRLPEMNELVELGIPSFKLFMAYPGRLYLDDGVLYRAFRRAGELGARILMHAENGIVIDEIVKAAVRDGKVGPEWHARTRPTRMEAEAVHRSIAIAEVADVPLHIVHLSSADALEEVKRARARNQDVQAETCPQYLFLDDTLYDKPSFEAAKWVMTPPLRDRSNLEALWRGLSFGHLAMVATDHCPFCFADKELGRGDFTKIPNGAPGIENRMSLIYQGVAAGRFDLNRFVELTSTAAAKSFGLFPKKGTLAVGSDADIVIFDPDKRLTIGVNEKATHHMRVDYNPYEGVEVVGYPETVISRGRVIVERGSQRTKGGGRFVPRARVGELIRA, encoded by the coding sequence GTGAGCATCCTGATTCGGAATGGTCGCGTGGTGACCGCGGCGGACGACTACTTCGCCGACGTGTTGGTCGAGGGTGAGCAGGTCACGCGCATCGGCAAGAACCTGGAGGCCACGGCGGACGAAGTGATCGACGCTGCGGGCAAGCTGGTGATCCCCGGCGGCATCGACCCGCACACGCACCTGGACATGCCCGCCGGCAACGTGACCAGCGCCGACGACTTCGATACGGGGACGCTGGCTGCGGCTTTCGGCGGGACCACGACCATCATCGACTTTCCGACGCAAACGATCGGCAAGTCCATGCTCTCGGCGCTGGACGAGTGGCACGACAAGGCGAACGGCAAGGCGCACATCGACTACGCCTTCCACATGATCGTCTCGGATCTGCCGGAGAGCCGGCTGCCCGAGATGAACGAGCTGGTGGAGCTCGGGATCCCGTCCTTCAAGTTGTTCATGGCCTATCCCGGTCGCCTGTACTTGGACGACGGCGTGCTGTATCGCGCCTTCCGTCGGGCGGGGGAGCTCGGGGCGCGCATTCTGATGCACGCCGAGAACGGCATCGTGATCGACGAGATCGTGAAGGCGGCGGTGCGGGACGGAAAGGTCGGCCCGGAGTGGCACGCGCGCACGCGGCCCACGCGCATGGAAGCCGAAGCGGTGCATCGCTCCATCGCCATCGCGGAAGTGGCGGACGTTCCCTTGCACATCGTGCATCTTTCGAGCGCGGACGCGCTGGAAGAGGTGAAACGCGCGCGTGCGAGAAACCAGGACGTGCAGGCGGAAACCTGCCCGCAGTACCTGTTCTTGGACGACACGCTGTATGACAAGCCGAGCTTCGAGGCGGCCAAGTGGGTGATGACTCCGCCGCTGCGTGACAGGTCGAACCTGGAAGCACTGTGGCGCGGGCTCTCTTTTGGGCACCTGGCCATGGTCGCAACGGACCACTGTCCCTTCTGCTTCGCCGACAAGGAGCTGGGGCGCGGCGACTTCACCAAGATCCCGAACGGCGCTCCCGGAATCGAAAACCGAATGAGCCTCATCTACCAGGGCGTGGCGGCGGGGCGCTTCGACCTGAACCGCTTCGTGGAGCTCACGTCCACTGCCGCGGCGAAGAGTTTCGGCCTGTTTCCCAAGAAGGGCACCCTTGCCGTGGGCAGCGACGCCGACATCGTGATCTTCGATCCCGACAAGCGCTTGACCATCGGTGTGAACGAGAAAGCGACCCACCACATGCGCGTGGACTACAACCCTTACGAGGGCGTGGAGGTCGTGGGCTATCCGGAGACGGTGATCTCACGCGGGCGAGTGATCGTGGAGCGCGGCAGTCAGCGCACCAAGGGCGGTGGTCGCTTCGTTCCGCGGGCGCGCGTGGGCGAGCTGATCAGAGCGTGA
- the thrC gene encoding threonine synthase, with the protein MSFVGYACSRCGGRFTPEQATYRCPKGCENLDVVLDFSAAQKQDISQSRDPSLWRYAPLLPVEVPPDEAGPLRGVGGTPLYAAPRGAARLGLGQLWLKDEGRMPTGSLKDRASAVVVQRAKAIGAPRVITASTGNAGVALAAMAPCAGVEAIIVVPETAPAGKLAQLAIFGARVVLVKGSYDDAFEVSDAAARELGWYCRNTAHNPFTVEGKKTVAFEIAEQLSWRAPEWVVVSVGDGNILVGVHKGFRELVEIGFIDRMPKILGVQAEGSSPIARAFEAGTDVIEPVVTHTLADSIAAGKPADGPRALRAVRDTEGAFVIVSDDEILAAIAALGADAAVFAEPAAAAAYAGLERARVGGIVPAGAEVVTLVTGNGLKDVAAATRAARHVAPVIDPTLDALRAALGV; encoded by the coding sequence ATGAGCTTCGTTGGCTACGCCTGCTCGCGCTGCGGCGGCCGCTTCACCCCGGAGCAAGCGACCTACCGCTGTCCCAAGGGCTGCGAGAACCTCGACGTGGTGCTGGATTTCTCGGCGGCTCAGAAGCAGGACATCAGCCAGAGCCGGGACCCCTCGCTCTGGCGCTACGCCCCGCTGCTGCCGGTGGAGGTGCCTCCGGACGAGGCGGGGCCCCTGCGCGGGGTGGGCGGGACGCCGCTCTACGCGGCGCCTCGCGGAGCGGCGCGACTCGGCCTCGGCCAGCTGTGGCTCAAGGACGAGGGCCGCATGCCGACGGGCTCGCTGAAGGACCGGGCCAGCGCGGTGGTGGTGCAGCGCGCCAAGGCCATCGGTGCGCCGCGGGTGATCACCGCGTCCACCGGCAATGCCGGCGTGGCCCTCGCAGCGATGGCACCCTGCGCGGGCGTGGAAGCGATCATCGTGGTGCCCGAGACCGCGCCTGCTGGCAAGCTCGCTCAGCTGGCGATCTTCGGCGCCCGGGTGGTGCTGGTCAAAGGCAGCTACGACGACGCCTTCGAGGTCAGCGACGCGGCCGCCCGGGAGCTCGGTTGGTACTGCCGCAACACCGCGCACAACCCGTTCACCGTCGAGGGCAAGAAGACCGTCGCCTTCGAGATCGCCGAGCAGCTCTCGTGGCGCGCGCCAGAGTGGGTGGTGGTGAGCGTGGGCGACGGCAACATCCTGGTCGGTGTGCACAAGGGCTTCCGCGAGCTGGTGGAAATCGGCTTCATCGACCGCATGCCCAAGATCCTCGGCGTCCAGGCCGAGGGCTCGTCGCCCATCGCGCGCGCCTTCGAGGCCGGCACCGACGTGATCGAGCCGGTGGTCACCCACACCCTGGCGGACAGCATCGCCGCGGGGAAGCCGGCGGACGGACCGCGCGCGCTTCGCGCCGTGCGCGACACCGAGGGCGCCTTCGTGATCGTGTCCGACGACGAGATCCTCGCCGCCATCGCCGCCTTGGGGGCGGACGCCGCGGTGTTCGCGGAGCCCGCGGCAGCCGCCGCCTACGCCGGCCTCGAGCGTGCGCGGGTCGGGGGCATCGTCCCCGCCGGCGCGGAGGTGGTGACCCTGGTCACCGGCAATGGCCTGAAGGACGTAGCTGCCGCCACCCGTGCCGCCCGCCACGTGGCGCCGGTCATCGATCCCACTCTCGATGCCCTGCGCGCCGCCCTCGGGGTGTAG
- a CDS encoding pyridoxal-phosphate dependent enzyme translates to MIDLTVDPKGLEKAVARAREKNILIPTFAQMADPKKIPAKIVEQLRGVGLWDVNPLNLFRITWHNEPVEKGGGFGSVNYLELPPELTGVEARIIALVGKWFPTGAHKVGAAFGCLAPRLVTGQFDPTSQKAVWPSTGNYCRGGAYDSALLGCESIAILPEGMSQERFRWLESVAGEVIKTPGTESNVKEIFDKCWELRNSGQSLMIFNQFEELGNYLWHHEITGRAMEEVLQKELGPKGRLAGLVVTTGSAGTIAAGDYLKKQFPGSRIGASEALQCPTLLLNGFGEHRIEGIGDKHVPWIHNVKNTDVVLAVDDEATISAIRLFNEPAGQKYLSARGVPDALVKQLPLFGISGAANLVSAIKFAKWFELGRESVVMTVLTDSIDMYQSRLAELRTERGQLTEADAAVAHQRWIAGATTDAMEELSHPAKKRVHNLKYYTWVEQQGKTYAEIQRQWHDDEYWTSIPELRSKLDELILQFNEKTGLG, encoded by the coding sequence ATGATCGATCTGACCGTCGACCCAAAGGGCCTCGAGAAGGCCGTGGCCCGGGCCCGTGAGAAGAACATCCTGATCCCGACCTTCGCGCAGATGGCGGATCCCAAGAAGATCCCCGCGAAGATCGTGGAGCAGCTCCGGGGCGTGGGCTTGTGGGACGTGAACCCCCTGAACCTGTTCCGCATCACCTGGCACAACGAGCCGGTGGAGAAGGGCGGGGGTTTCGGTTCGGTGAACTACCTGGAGCTGCCACCGGAGCTCACGGGGGTGGAGGCGCGCATCATCGCGTTGGTGGGCAAGTGGTTTCCGACCGGCGCCCACAAGGTGGGGGCCGCGTTCGGTTGCCTCGCACCGCGGCTGGTCACCGGGCAGTTCGATCCCACGTCTCAAAAGGCGGTGTGGCCGTCCACGGGCAACTACTGCCGCGGCGGCGCCTACGACTCCGCGCTGCTCGGTTGCGAATCCATCGCCATCTTGCCCGAGGGCATGAGCCAGGAGCGTTTCCGCTGGCTCGAGAGCGTGGCCGGCGAGGTGATCAAGACCCCGGGCACCGAGAGCAACGTGAAGGAGATCTTCGACAAGTGCTGGGAGCTCAGGAACAGCGGCCAGTCGTTGATGATCTTCAATCAGTTCGAGGAGCTCGGGAACTACCTGTGGCATCACGAGATCACCGGCCGGGCGATGGAAGAGGTGCTCCAAAAAGAGCTCGGCCCAAAGGGCAGACTCGCGGGGCTGGTGGTCACCACCGGGTCGGCCGGCACCATCGCCGCCGGGGATTACTTGAAGAAGCAGTTCCCGGGCAGCCGCATCGGTGCCAGCGAGGCGTTGCAGTGCCCCACGCTGCTCTTGAACGGCTTCGGTGAGCATCGCATCGAGGGTATCGGCGACAAGCACGTGCCCTGGATCCACAACGTGAAGAACACGGACGTCGTGCTCGCCGTCGACGACGAAGCCACGATCTCGGCCATTCGTCTGTTCAACGAGCCTGCGGGGCAGAAGTACCTGAGCGCTCGCGGCGTGCCGGACGCGTTGGTGAAACAACTGCCCTTGTTCGGCATTTCCGGAGCCGCCAACCTGGTGAGCGCCATAAAGTTCGCCAAGTGGTTCGAGCTCGGTCGTGAGAGCGTGGTGATGACCGTGCTGACCGACTCCATCGACATGTACCAGAGCCGCCTCGCCGAGCTTCGGACCGAGCGCGGTCAGCTCACCGAGGCCGATGCCGCCGTGGCGCACCAGCGCTGGATCGCCGGGGCCACCACGGACGCCATGGAAGAGCTGTCGCACCCCGCCAAGAAGCGAGTGCATAACCTGAAGTACTACACGTGGGTCGAACAGCAGGGGAAGACCTACGCCGAGATCCAGCGCCAGTGGCACGACGACGAGTATTGGACGAGCATCCCCGAGCTCCGCTCCAAGCTGGACGAGCTGATCCTGCAGTTCAACGAGAAGACGGGCCTCGGCTGA
- a CDS encoding DUF4349 domain-containing protein produces the protein MSRRLLPVLALLFTASACSSYHYDNGPPRAPAPIQIEPATDYRPEHESLSQGDADEEIMSGQVAQTVALSGPIAGAPAVRDVASAGLELFGATGSGNAASSAPPPPAPIETDKSEASTTKEMIDIEARVTLEVASVASALVRVRKAVADVRGQVVNEVIEDNASAAGASVSVRVPSAQIQSFLSGLSGIGKLESRQIKSRDIGREYHDAQILLQNLQATLARYEKLLQKAENVKDMVALEAAMARVRTRLDRVQGDLRYLKDRAQRSTVYITLKAKPDHETVEPTAQLHPGLRATMAWDFPSDADNRSFAGGGVSVYFFRALNLDADFMESTSGDGQRGLDLFVATLGSELYSDFLGGGDRTFFNPYLGFRAGYVRNLGLNEMALGGSLGVDVWKTSFIAVDVNTRVYAFLGNAKRGAHPVVSPNLSVRFSY, from the coding sequence ATGTCTCGGCGGCTCCTGCCTGTTCTCGCGCTGCTGTTCACGGCCTCTGCGTGCTCCAGCTACCACTACGACAACGGCCCTCCACGCGCGCCGGCTCCCATCCAGATCGAGCCCGCAACCGACTACCGGCCCGAGCACGAGAGTCTGAGCCAGGGCGACGCAGACGAAGAGATCATGTCCGGTCAAGTCGCCCAGACCGTGGCGCTCTCGGGACCCATCGCTGGAGCGCCCGCCGTTCGCGACGTCGCCAGCGCCGGATTGGAGCTGTTCGGCGCGACGGGTTCTGGCAACGCGGCGAGCTCGGCGCCTCCTCCTCCCGCCCCCATAGAGACCGACAAGTCCGAAGCCAGCACCACGAAGGAGATGATCGACATCGAAGCGCGGGTCACGCTCGAGGTCGCGTCGGTGGCATCGGCGTTGGTGCGCGTCCGCAAGGCCGTTGCGGATGTCAGGGGCCAGGTGGTCAACGAGGTCATCGAAGACAACGCCTCCGCCGCCGGGGCCTCCGTCTCGGTGCGCGTTCCCTCGGCGCAGATCCAGTCCTTCTTGAGCGGGTTGAGCGGCATCGGCAAGCTCGAATCCCGCCAGATCAAGAGCCGCGACATCGGCCGCGAGTACCACGACGCTCAGATCCTGCTGCAGAACCTGCAGGCAACCCTCGCGCGTTACGAGAAGCTGCTCCAAAAGGCGGAGAACGTGAAAGACATGGTCGCGCTCGAAGCCGCCATGGCTCGAGTCCGCACGCGCCTCGATCGCGTGCAGGGCGACCTACGCTACCTGAAGGACCGCGCTCAGCGCTCCACCGTGTACATCACGCTGAAGGCCAAGCCGGATCACGAGACGGTGGAGCCCACCGCGCAGCTCCACCCCGGCTTGCGCGCGACCATGGCCTGGGACTTCCCGAGTGACGCGGACAACCGCTCCTTTGCGGGTGGCGGCGTGTCCGTGTACTTCTTCCGGGCGCTGAATCTGGACGCCGACTTCATGGAGAGCACGTCCGGCGATGGGCAGCGTGGCTTGGATCTTTTCGTCGCCACCTTGGGCAGCGAGCTCTACTCGGACTTCTTGGGCGGCGGGGACCGCACGTTCTTCAACCCGTACCTCGGCTTCCGCGCCGGCTACGTGCGAAACCTGGGGCTGAACGAGATGGCGCTGGGCGGAAGTCTGGGCGTCGACGTATGGAAGACGTCTTTCATCGCCGTCGACGTGAACACCCGGGTGTACGCGTTCCTCGGCAACGCCAAGCGCGGAGCGCACCCCGTGGTGTCACCGAACCTCAGCGTGCGCTTTTCTTACTGA